From a region of the Nothobranchius furzeri strain GRZ-AD chromosome 12, NfurGRZ-RIMD1, whole genome shotgun sequence genome:
- the LOC107376596 gene encoding pyrroline-5-carboxylate reductase 1, mitochondrial has protein sequence MSVGFIGAGQLAHALVRGFSAAGVIASHRITASSPDTELPTVQQLRKLGVNFTTSNKEAVNKSDVLFLAVKPHIIPFVLDEIGPDIEDRHLIVSCAAGVTISSIEKKLQQYRMSPKVMRCMTNTPVVVREGATVYATGTHAEVEDGKLLEQLMASVGYCIEVEEDLIDAVTGLSGSGPAYAFLAVDALADGGVKMGLPRRLAVRLGAQALLGAARMLLDSEQHPGQLKDNVCSPGGATIHALHVMESGGFRSLLINAVEASCVRTRELQFLADQEKISPAAIKKTTLDKVLQQPGVTSGAVEVRSRGISFFNTTTPRTKK, from the exons ATGAGTGTGGGCTTCATTGGAGCAGGCCAGCTGGCTCATGCTCTGGTTCGAGGCTTCTCAGCTGCAG GCGTGATCGCCTCCCATAGAATCACAGCCAGTTCTCCAGACACAGAGCTCCCCACGGTCCAGCAGCTGCGG AAACTGGGAGTAAACTTCACCACCAGCAACAAGGAGGCCGTGAACAAAAGCGATGTCCTATTTCTGGCCGTGAAGCCCCACATCATTCCTTTTGTCCTGGATGAGATTGGGCCAGATATCGaagaccgtcaccttatcgtgtccTGTGCTGCAGGTGTCACCATCAGCTCCATAGAAAAG AAGCTGCAGCAATACCGCATGTCTCCAAAGGTAATGCGCTGCATGACCAACACTCCTGTGGTGGTGCGTGAAGGGGCCACTGTCTACGCCACTGGCACACATGCCGAGGTAGAGGATGGAAAGCTACTGGAACAGCTGATGGCGAGTGTTGGCTACTGCATCGAGGTGGAGGAAGACCTAATTGATGCTGTCACAGGTCTGAGCGGCAGCGGTCCCGCTTAT GCATTCTTGGCGGTCGATGCCTTGGCTGATGGTGGAGTGAAAATGGGCCTACCCAGGAGGCTTGCTGTACGGCTTGGAGCTCAAGCTCTACTG GGTGCTGCTCGTATGTTGCTGGATTCAGAGCAGCATCCTGGCCAGCTCAAAGACAATGTCTGCTCACCAGGGGGCGCCACCATCCACGCCCTTCATGTCATGGAGAGTGGCGGCTTCAGAAGCCTCCTTATAAATGCTGTTGAGGCCTCCTGTGTAAGGACTAG GGAGCTACAGTTTTTGGCCGACCAGGAGAAGATCTCCCCAGCTGCTATCAAGAAGACGACTCTTGATAAGGTTCTGCAGCAGCCGGGGGTCACATCAGGTGCTGTTGAGGTCAGGTCTCGTGGGATCAGTTTTTTTAACACCACCACTCCACGGACCAAGAAGTGA
- the LOC107376595 gene encoding zona pellucida sperm-binding protein 3: MVSVGYPVALVLLISLTIDVTDAIRTLKEGPMIDAEGREYKSVSPVDNSRPKTREKPTIRVHCTEVSMIVFIQADFYRTGRLASPGELYLGDPKSSQSGRCYAVPGGDGVYVIEADLHDCGSKLTVSDDDVIYSNNLIFSPAVGHHGITRVMEAVVPVSCHYKGKHTVSSITQQKQPLAFSASEKFPAGGSPFSLKLMTDDWSGEMLSNTFYLGDPLHLKASYSGPDSRQIFVDSCVATVMPDARSVPRYFFIENNGCFADAKDGGVNSLFLPRSSPDSLLFQLNAFLFHKELRTTIYLTCKLKASPELKSSPVDKACNYIQNRWTSVDGNDGVCWCCNRVCRNKASKDDLICDTLTLGPLVIFPRN; the protein is encoded by the exons ATGGTGTCTGTAGGTTATCCGGTCGCTCTGGTTCTGCTGATTTCACTCACCATTGACGTCACAGATGCCATTAGAACTCTAAAGGAAGGTCCGATGATTGACGCTGAGGGACGGGAGTACAAGTCTGTGTCTCCAGTGGACAACAGCAGACCTAAAACCAGAGAGAAGCCGACGATCCGTGTGCACTGCACCGAGGTGTCCATGATCGTCTTCATCCAGGCTGACTTCTACAGGACAGGCCGTCTGGCTTCACCAGGAGAACTGTATCTTGGAGATCCCAAGTCCTCCCAGAGCGGCCGGTGCTACGCTGTTCCTGGTGGTGATGGTGTGTACGTCATCGAAGCAGACTTGCACGACTGTGGCTCGAAATTAACT GTCTCAGATGATGATGTCATCTACTCAAACAACCTGATCTTCTCACCAGCTGTTGGCCATCATGGAATCACAAGAGTGATGGAAGCTGTTGTCCCAGTTTCCTGCCACTATAAAGG GAAACACACGGTGAGCAGCATAACTCAGCAGAAGCAGCCACTAGCTTTCTCTGCTTCTGAGAAGTTTCCAGCAGGAGGATCTCCTTTCTCTCTGAAGCTGATGACTG ATGACTGGTCAGGCGAGATGCTTTCCAACACCTTCTACCTTGGTGACCCCCTGCACCTGAAGGCATCGTACTCTGGTCCAGATTCAAGACAGATCTTTGTGGATAGTTGTGTTGCCACAGTAATGCCTGATGCTAGATCTGTGCCAAGATACTTTTTTATTGAGAATAACGG GTGCTTTGCTGATGCAAAAGACGGAGGAGTAAATTCACTCTTCCTACCGAGATCCAGCCCTGACTCCCTTCTGTTCCAGCTCAACGCCTTCCTGTTTCATAAAGAACTAAGGACAACC ATTTATCTAACTTGCAAACTGAAAGCGTCACCTGAGCTGAAGAGCAGCCCTGTTGACAAGGCCTGCAATTACATTCAAAACAG GTGGACGAGTGTGGACGGGAACGATGGCGTGTGTTGGTGTTGTAACAGAGTCTGTCGTAATAAAGCATCTAAAG ATGACCTAATCTGTGACACTTTGACCCTTGGCCCTTTGGTCATTTTTCCCAGGAATTGA
- the LOC107376593 gene encoding zona pellucida sperm-binding protein 3 isoform X2 — translation MAILWLWLGFGLVFGPCLFCSSLAFLPTLPVSLKQPQPQSPSLSVAQQQEQQQQPEQVNTVTVVCHPDTLEILITADMFMVGAPVDSRELHLGVVDSEFCRASASSPEEYRIVVGLDDCGTKHWMTEDSLVYTNLLIYTPMASPNGIVRMDEAVIPIECHYDRKYSLSSSSLMPTWIPFTSTQAAVENLDFTLRIMNDDWMYERGANVFSLGEPINLEASVRVGHHMGLRVFLSSCVATLQPDINSDPKYVFIENGCLVDSQLSDSKAEFLPRIQDEKLQLTIDAFKFHNDERGQLYITCHLNAVPVTDAEAPNKACTFINGRWRSADGNDYLCGYCKAQEEAGTKSIPGFSPRSFGNAAESERMWRTSLKTNKVWDQEATVGPLSILPSSKRGPLPAEELPHVLYKLYKPALYGSHWRSGMNTNDESLDLKNGLLPDEFEPEHFIEEDLEAGDYSEPEHPLLETSLTSLDVNQNSTGSNNDVLFELKTLPTNATVTDPLDETDPKK, via the exons ATGGCGATCTTGTGGCTTTGGCTTGGCTTCGGCCTCGTTTTTGGGCCTTGTTTGTTTTGCTCGTCGCTTGCGTTCCTGCCAACGCTGCCTGTCTCTCTCAAACAACCCCAGCCTCAGAGCCCCTCTCTGAGTGTGgctcagcagcaggagcagcagcagcagcctgagcaggttAACACAGTCACTGTGGTCTGTCACCCAGACACTCTGGAGATCCTGATCACAGCTGACATGTTTATGGTCGGCGCTCCTGTCGACAGTCGAGAGCTGCACCTTGGCGTGGTCGACAGCGAGTTCTGCAGGGCTTCAGCTTCTTCACCAGAGGAGTACAGGATCGTGGTTGGACTGGACGACTGTGGCACCAAACATTGG ATGACTGAAGACTCTTTGGTCTACACTAACCTCCTCATCTACACGCCCATGGCATCTCCTAATGGGATCGTTCGCATGGATGAGGCTGTCATTCCAATTGAGTGCCACTATGACAG GAAGTACAGTCTGTCCAGCTCCTCCCTCATGCCCACCTGGATTCCCTTCACATCCACCCAGGCTGCTGTAGAGAACCTTGACTTCACCTTGAGGATTATGAATG ATGACTGGATGTATGAAAGGGGTGCCAATGTCTTCAGCCTGGGTGAGCCCATCAACCTGGAGGCTTCAGTGAGGGTGGGACATCACATGGGCCTCAGGGTGTTTTTGAGCAGCTGTGTGGCCACGCTCCAACCAGACATTAACTCGGACCCTAAATATGTTTTCATTGAGAATGG GTGCCTGGTTGACTCTCAGCTCTCGGACTCCAAAGCAGAGTTTTTACCCAGAATCCAAGATGAGAAGCTGCAGTTGACCATTGATGCCTTTAAATTCCACAATGATGAGCGAGGACAG CTCTACATCACATGCCACCTGAATGCTGTACCAGTAACTGATGCTGAAGCACCAAACAAAGCCTGCACCTTCATCAATGGACG GTGGCGGTCAGCTGATGGAAACGACTACCTGTGTGGCTACTGTAAAGCCCAGGAGGAAGCTGGAACCAAGTCCATCCCTGGGTTTTCTCCTCGATCATTTGGCAACGCAGCAGAATCTGAGCGCATGTGGAGGACCAGCTTGAAAACTAACAAAG TATGGGACCAGGAGGCAACAGTTGGCCCACTATCAATTCTGCCATCAAGCAAACGTGGACCTCTACCTGCAGAGGAGCTCCCTCATGTCCTCTATAAACTCTACAAACCTGCTCTGTATGGCAGCCACTGGAGGAGTGGGATGAACACAAATG ATGAGTCTCTAGATCTGAAGAATGGCCTGCTTCCTGACGAATTTGAGCCAGAACACTTCATTGAAGAGGATCTAGAGG CAGGTGACTATTCTGAACCTGAACACCCTCTCCTGGAGACCAGCCTGACGTCCTTGGATGTGAACCAAAACTCCACAGGCTCTAACAATGATGTGCTGTTCGAATTGAAGACTCTGCCTACAAATGCAACTGTAACTGACCCTTTGGATGAAACTGATCCAAAGAAATAA
- the LOC107376593 gene encoding zona pellucida sperm-binding protein 3 isoform X1 yields MAILWLWLGFGLVFGPCLFCSSLAFLPTLPVSLKQPQPQSPSLSVAQQQEQQQQPEQVNTVTVVCHPDTLEILITADMFMVGAPVDSRELHLGVVDSEFCRASASSPEEYRIVVGLDDCGTKHWMTEDSLVYTNLLIYTPMASPNGIVRMDEAVIPIECHYDRKYSLSSSSLMPTWIPFTSTQAAVENLDFTLRIMNDDWMYERGANVFSLGEPINLEASVRVGHHMGLRVFLSSCVATLQPDINSDPKYVFIENGCLVDSQLSDSKAEFLPRIQDEKLQLTIDAFKFHNDERGQLYITCHLNAVPVTDAEAPNKACTFINGRWRSADGNDYLCGYCKAQEEAGTKSIPGFSPRSFGNAAESERMWRTSLKTNKVWDQEATVGPLSILPSSKRGPLPAEELPHVLYKLYKPALYGSHWRSGMNTNDESLDLKNGLLPDEFEPEHFIEEDLEGDYSEPEHPLLETSLTSLDVNQNSTGSNNDVLFELKTLPTNATVTDPLDETDPKK; encoded by the exons ATGGCGATCTTGTGGCTTTGGCTTGGCTTCGGCCTCGTTTTTGGGCCTTGTTTGTTTTGCTCGTCGCTTGCGTTCCTGCCAACGCTGCCTGTCTCTCTCAAACAACCCCAGCCTCAGAGCCCCTCTCTGAGTGTGgctcagcagcaggagcagcagcagcagcctgagcaggttAACACAGTCACTGTGGTCTGTCACCCAGACACTCTGGAGATCCTGATCACAGCTGACATGTTTATGGTCGGCGCTCCTGTCGACAGTCGAGAGCTGCACCTTGGCGTGGTCGACAGCGAGTTCTGCAGGGCTTCAGCTTCTTCACCAGAGGAGTACAGGATCGTGGTTGGACTGGACGACTGTGGCACCAAACATTGG ATGACTGAAGACTCTTTGGTCTACACTAACCTCCTCATCTACACGCCCATGGCATCTCCTAATGGGATCGTTCGCATGGATGAGGCTGTCATTCCAATTGAGTGCCACTATGACAG GAAGTACAGTCTGTCCAGCTCCTCCCTCATGCCCACCTGGATTCCCTTCACATCCACCCAGGCTGCTGTAGAGAACCTTGACTTCACCTTGAGGATTATGAATG ATGACTGGATGTATGAAAGGGGTGCCAATGTCTTCAGCCTGGGTGAGCCCATCAACCTGGAGGCTTCAGTGAGGGTGGGACATCACATGGGCCTCAGGGTGTTTTTGAGCAGCTGTGTGGCCACGCTCCAACCAGACATTAACTCGGACCCTAAATATGTTTTCATTGAGAATGG GTGCCTGGTTGACTCTCAGCTCTCGGACTCCAAAGCAGAGTTTTTACCCAGAATCCAAGATGAGAAGCTGCAGTTGACCATTGATGCCTTTAAATTCCACAATGATGAGCGAGGACAG CTCTACATCACATGCCACCTGAATGCTGTACCAGTAACTGATGCTGAAGCACCAAACAAAGCCTGCACCTTCATCAATGGACG GTGGCGGTCAGCTGATGGAAACGACTACCTGTGTGGCTACTGTAAAGCCCAGGAGGAAGCTGGAACCAAGTCCATCCCTGGGTTTTCTCCTCGATCATTTGGCAACGCAGCAGAATCTGAGCGCATGTGGAGGACCAGCTTGAAAACTAACAAAG TATGGGACCAGGAGGCAACAGTTGGCCCACTATCAATTCTGCCATCAAGCAAACGTGGACCTCTACCTGCAGAGGAGCTCCCTCATGTCCTCTATAAACTCTACAAACCTGCTCTGTATGGCAGCCACTGGAGGAGTGGGATGAACACAAATG ATGAGTCTCTAGATCTGAAGAATGGCCTGCTTCCTGACGAATTTGAGCCAGAACACTTCATTGAAGAGGATCTAGAGG GTGACTATTCTGAACCTGAACACCCTCTCCTGGAGACCAGCCTGACGTCCTTGGATGTGAACCAAAACTCCACAGGCTCTAACAATGATGTGCTGTTCGAATTGAAGACTCTGCCTACAAATGCAACTGTAACTGACCCTTTGGATGAAACTGATCCAAAGAAATAA